In one window of Bacteroidia bacterium DNA:
- a CDS encoding DUF5004 domain-containing protein, whose product MKINLQRKVSLASIATAAILFNFQACKKYEEGPGFTLKTPKGRLTGDWELVATDPPSGADLPDLSMEFEKDGDFTMRGSISYYGMPFPFSVNGEWEFDDKKETLLLEVDSEETEWQINKLTSDELWVEDEDGYEYEFEKE is encoded by the coding sequence ATGAAAATCAATCTGCAAAGGAAAGTTTCGCTGGCTTCTATAGCCACGGCTGCCATCTTGTTCAATTTCCAGGCATGTAAAAAGTATGAAGAAGGGCCTGGCTTTACCCTGAAAACACCAAAGGGTAGATTAACCGGAGACTGGGAGTTGGTTGCCACAGATCCACCTTCTGGGGCTGACTTACCTGATCTCTCCATGGAATTTGAGAAGGATGGCGATTTCACCATGCGCGGCAGTATCTCCTATTATGGAATGCCATTCCCGTTTTCCGTAAATGGCGAATGGGAGTTTGACGACAAAAAAGAAACGCTGTTATTGGAAGTTGATAGTGAGGAAACGGAATGGCAAATAAATAAGCTGACAAGTGACGAGCTTTGGGTGGAAGATGAGGATGGGTATGAATATGAATTCGAGAAAGAATAA
- a CDS encoding TIGR03032 family protein has translation MSEETEKEAPVKKKIRLSYSENVPELLHKLNCSIAISTYQAGKLIFLTAITPNKITQIPKSYKKPMGIAIDGNRLAIATLNYVEVLKNVPELARSFPMRPGLYDSMFLPRASYYSGLLDLHDLHWTNQGLIAVNTMFSCISRIDQEYSFTPLWQPPFISELRPEDRCHLNGLAVKDGEPMYVSALGTNDYKDSWRENIATDGVVMHIPTSKIILDGLPMPHSPRVYGDDLYVLLSATGQLLIHNLITGKEKIMDLPGFVRGMCEYNEYIFIGLSQIRKGSKSFNKLPVKEKAEKAGVIIIFKPTSSIIGHLTYDEGVEEIYDVQVIPGVRVPGILSAENEIHLSSIAAPGMNYWKKERKQEKESENN, from the coding sequence ATGTCAGAAGAAACCGAAAAAGAAGCTCCTGTTAAAAAGAAAATAAGGCTTAGCTATTCTGAAAATGTTCCGGAGCTGCTTCATAAGCTCAACTGTTCAATTGCCATCAGTACTTACCAGGCCGGGAAGCTCATATTCCTTACAGCAATTACGCCTAATAAAATAACGCAGATACCAAAGAGCTATAAGAAGCCTATGGGCATTGCCATAGATGGAAACCGGCTGGCCATTGCTACGCTGAATTATGTAGAGGTGTTGAAAAATGTTCCGGAGCTGGCGCGGTCCTTTCCGATGCGGCCTGGATTGTATGATTCCATGTTCCTGCCCAGGGCCAGCTACTATTCCGGGTTGCTGGATCTGCACGATTTGCACTGGACCAACCAGGGACTTATTGCAGTCAATACCATGTTTTCCTGCATTTCGAGGATTGATCAGGAATATAGTTTCACACCGCTCTGGCAGCCACCTTTCATCTCAGAACTCAGGCCGGAGGATCGTTGCCACCTGAATGGACTTGCCGTAAAGGATGGAGAGCCGATGTACGTTTCAGCGCTGGGAACCAATGACTACAAGGACAGTTGGCGTGAAAATATTGCCACGGATGGCGTTGTGATGCATATTCCTACTTCCAAAATAATATTGGACGGACTACCGATGCCGCATTCTCCGCGCGTTTACGGAGACGATTTGTATGTGCTTCTTTCTGCTACAGGCCAGCTCCTGATCCACAATCTCATCACAGGTAAGGAAAAAATAATGGATTTGCCGGGTTTTGTAAGAGGCATGTGTGAGTATAACGAGTACATTTTTATTGGACTTTCACAAATCCGGAAAGGCAGCAAAAGCTTTAATAAATTGCCGGTTAAGGAAAAGGCTGAAAAAGCGGGCGTGATCATTATATTCAAGCCAACTTCGTCCATTATCGGCCATCTCACGTATGATGAAGGTGTGGAGGAAATATATGATGTGCAGGTGATTCCCGGAGTTCGCGTGCCGGGGATATTAAGTGCTGAGAATGAGATACATTTATCTTCAATTGCAGCACCGGGAATGAATTACTGGAAAAAAGAAAGGAAGCAGGAAAAAGAATCAGAAAATAACTAA
- a CDS encoding PIN domain-containing protein, whose product MGSSDPKKKFPRERIIKALEMAQLAFPDALVQNYEGLIKTLELPDGKDCHVLAAAIKINANIIVTNNLKDFPEDYLSTFGLSAKSADEFITDIIDLNPQKAILAFREMVINRTNPDLDEYEALDILRKRGLTDSANYLHTLL is encoded by the coding sequence ATGGGAAGCTCTGATCCAAAAAAGAAGTTTCCCCGGGAGAGAATCATCAAAGCACTGGAAATGGCCCAGTTAGCATTCCCCGATGCGTTGGTTCAGAACTACGAAGGGCTAATTAAGACCTTAGAACTTCCCGATGGTAAGGACTGTCACGTATTGGCAGCTGCCATTAAGATCAATGCAAATATTATTGTCACCAACAATCTCAAAGATTTTCCAGAAGATTACCTTTCTACATTTGGCTTGTCTGCAAAATCGGCTGATGAATTTATCACAGATATTATTGACTTGAACCCCCAAAAAGCCATACTTGCTTTTCGTGAAATGGTCATTAACAGAACAAATCCGGATCTGGATGAATATGAAGCATTGGACATCCTGAGAAAGAGAGGGCTAACAGATTCAGCTAATTATCTCCACACCCTTTTGTAG
- a CDS encoding lysylphosphatidylglycerol synthase transmembrane domain-containing protein: MKKFYSAAKYLFLLGIGIFILWLVFKGVDPDAIADGFAHANYIWVAIALSAGMLSHVSRTLRWNMLIAPLGFRPRFISAFAAIMLGYLANLALPRMGEVTRCIVLNRTDNIPVNKLFGTVIVERIIDLISLLLIVAFTFIMEFDRLKNFLSEQIGGSVQEKGDSFSTLLSPLNISIVVFVIGAGLFLLYMILRMKNPPAFIIKIRSLFEGFVSGLKTIRAMENNWLFILHTVFIWIMYFLMSYLCFFALDATDHLDLLAGLSVLAIGSLGFILPVQGGIGTFHWAVREALAIYDIDKTDGLVLGTLIHASQALMIILFGAICFLIFIYLIKKKAANEVPNLS, translated from the coding sequence TTGAAGAAGTTTTATTCTGCCGCCAAATACCTGTTCCTGCTGGGGATAGGCATTTTCATTTTGTGGCTGGTATTTAAGGGAGTAGACCCTGATGCCATCGCAGACGGTTTTGCCCACGCCAACTATATATGGGTGGCAATTGCCCTGAGTGCAGGAATGCTCAGCCACGTGAGCCGCACGCTCCGCTGGAATATGCTTATCGCTCCACTTGGATTCAGGCCCCGCTTTATAAGTGCATTTGCGGCAATTATGCTTGGCTACCTCGCCAATCTTGCATTGCCACGTATGGGGGAAGTAACGCGCTGCATTGTGCTGAACCGCACCGATAATATCCCGGTCAATAAGCTTTTTGGGACGGTGATCGTAGAACGGATCATTGATCTCATTTCGTTGCTGCTGATCGTAGCATTTACATTTATTATGGAATTCGACCGGCTGAAGAATTTTCTCAGCGAACAGATAGGGGGATCCGTTCAGGAAAAAGGAGATAGCTTTTCTACGCTCCTTTCTCCGCTCAATATTTCCATTGTGGTATTTGTAATCGGAGCAGGCTTATTTCTGCTATATATGATACTCAGGATGAAAAACCCGCCTGCCTTTATCATCAAGATCCGCTCATTGTTCGAGGGTTTTGTTTCCGGCCTCAAAACCATCCGGGCTATGGAGAATAACTGGCTCTTCATTCTGCACACCGTTTTCATCTGGATCATGTATTTCCTGATGAGCTACCTCTGCTTTTTTGCCCTGGATGCCACAGATCATCTTGATCTTCTTGCCGGTTTATCCGTACTTGCCATTGGCAGCCTGGGGTTCATCCTTCCGGTGCAGGGCGGGATCGGAACATTTCACTGGGCCGTACGCGAGGCGCTTGCGATATATGACATTGACAAAACTGACGGACTTGTGCTGGGTACGCTTATCCACGCATCTCAGGCACTTATGATCATATTGTTTGGCGCTATTTGCTTCCTCATCTTTATTTATTTAATAAAAAAGAAAGCTGCTAATGAAGTCCCCAACCTTTCTTAA
- the panC gene encoding pantoate--beta-alanine ligase produces the protein MYNSKFKNSFAPAMAAVFTQKFPLKNELEKFRKKGKKIGFVPTMGALHQGHFSLLEKSKRDNDITVCSIFVNPTQFNNSKDYINYPRNPEADVKALQRYQIDLIFLPSSEEMYSVAEETLDFDAGKIAEIMEGKFRPGHFAGVASIVHKFLEIVNPDRAYFGQKDFQQYLLIRKLAKERNPNVEIVACPTTRNEAGLALSSRNQLLTREQQDAATAIYRTLTKAGEMVMAGRAIQEVKAWALQNLALDELLKPEYFEIVNAETLNDIKSKSEAEKILIAAAVRAGEIRLLDNIVLE, from the coding sequence ATGTATAATTCGAAATTTAAGAATAGCTTTGCCCCGGCTATGGCAGCGGTTTTCACCCAAAAATTCCCTCTTAAAAATGAACTCGAAAAATTTCGAAAGAAGGGGAAGAAGATTGGATTTGTTCCTACAATGGGTGCGCTCCACCAAGGGCATTTTTCTTTATTGGAAAAGAGCAAAAGGGATAATGATATCACTGTCTGCAGCATTTTCGTAAATCCCACCCAATTCAACAACAGCAAGGATTATATAAATTATCCCAGGAACCCTGAAGCTGACGTTAAGGCGCTGCAAAGGTATCAAATTGACCTCATTTTTTTACCTTCTTCAGAGGAAATGTATTCTGTTGCTGAAGAAACCCTGGATTTTGATGCCGGTAAAATCGCAGAGATCATGGAAGGCAAGTTCCGGCCGGGCCATTTTGCCGGGGTAGCATCAATCGTCCATAAGTTCCTGGAAATCGTAAACCCGGACAGAGCCTATTTTGGCCAGAAGGACTTCCAGCAATACCTTTTGATCCGGAAGCTGGCGAAAGAGAGGAACCCGAATGTAGAGATTGTAGCATGTCCTACTACGCGGAACGAAGCAGGCCTCGCCCTGAGCTCCCGGAACCAGCTTCTGACGCGGGAACAGCAAGATGCAGCCACCGCCATTTATCGTACTTTGACAAAAGCTGGAGAAATGGTGATGGCCGGCAGGGCCATACAGGAGGTAAAGGCCTGGGCTTTGCAGAACCTGGCCCTGGATGAATTGCTGAAACCTGAATACTTCGAGATCGTTAATGCTGAAACGCTTAACGATATAAAATCTAAATCTGAAGCAGAGAAAATATTGATCGCAGCAGCCGTAAGGGCAGGCGAGATTCGGCTTTTGGATAACATTGTGTTAGAATAA
- a CDS encoding helix-turn-helix domain-containing protein, with translation MAHHLDIQKPSKEERKTAMESYDALAATIAALRTENPEIEIEETEEKIKIPLKALKLLAEILKATSQGKPISIVPIATEMTTQAAAEMLGCSRPHLVKLLEEGQIPYTKVGKHRRIKYDDMEKYKKNLKKKQKKLLINIIKSDEEAGLYDS, from the coding sequence ATGGCACATCACCTCGATATACAAAAGCCTTCCAAAGAAGAGCGCAAGACTGCAATGGAGTCTTATGACGCACTTGCAGCCACTATAGCAGCACTCAGGACGGAAAACCCTGAAATTGAAATTGAAGAAACAGAAGAAAAGATTAAGATTCCACTTAAAGCCCTTAAGCTTTTAGCAGAAATTCTTAAAGCCACCAGCCAGGGAAAACCTATTTCGATTGTTCCCATTGCAACAGAAATGACCACTCAGGCTGCCGCTGAGATGTTAGGCTGCTCCAGACCCCATCTTGTAAAACTGCTTGAAGAAGGGCAAATTCCTTACACCAAAGTAGGGAAGCACAGGCGCATTAAATATGATGACATGGAGAAATACAAAAAGAACCTAAAGAAGAAACAGAAGAAACTTCTAATCAATATCATCAAGTCAGATGAAGAAGCCGGACTGTATGATTCATAG
- the aroF gene encoding 3-deoxy-7-phosphoheptulonate synthase, with protein MIISIEKGFPEAGIEHVTAFLQAHNTHYHVANLYGRQVIGFEKELSPALVEELRLMPGVEDVIPVSTPYKFASREWKTEKTSFHVKGEEIGGNELTIIAGPCAIESEEQIFTIAEHLHRSGIKFIRGGAYKPRTSPYSFQGLGLEGLKFIRQAADEFDLRVVTEVIDLNVLDQVYNYSDILQVGSRNMHNYYFLKELGKIDKPVLLKRGMYAKITEWLLSAEYILTGGNERVILCERGIRSFDDSVRNVLDISAIPLVQQLSHLPVFVDPSQGSGIRSLVNPIAAGAVAAGCDGLLIEIHPNPSTALSDGPQSLYLEQFTHLTQKLAPVAMSVGRNLSLKTKIFAK; from the coding sequence GTGATCATTTCGATAGAAAAGGGATTCCCGGAAGCAGGTATTGAGCATGTAACAGCTTTTTTACAAGCACATAACACTCATTATCATGTTGCCAATCTATACGGCCGGCAGGTGATTGGATTTGAGAAGGAGCTTTCTCCCGCATTGGTTGAGGAACTCAGGCTCATGCCCGGAGTAGAGGACGTCATTCCGGTTTCTACTCCCTATAAATTTGCCAGCAGAGAATGGAAAACAGAAAAAACTTCTTTTCATGTTAAAGGAGAGGAAATAGGGGGCAATGAGCTTACAATAATAGCCGGGCCTTGCGCCATAGAAAGTGAAGAACAGATCTTTACGATTGCAGAACACCTGCACCGCAGCGGCATCAAGTTCATTCGCGGTGGAGCGTATAAGCCGCGAACTTCTCCATACTCATTTCAGGGCTTAGGGCTGGAGGGGCTGAAGTTCATCAGGCAGGCAGCAGATGAATTTGACCTGCGCGTGGTAACGGAAGTAATTGATCTTAACGTACTCGATCAGGTTTACAACTACAGCGATATTTTGCAGGTAGGCTCCCGCAATATGCACAACTACTATTTTCTCAAAGAATTGGGAAAAATTGATAAGCCAGTGCTGCTCAAAAGGGGCATGTATGCTAAGATCACAGAATGGCTGCTTTCGGCTGAATATATTCTTACCGGAGGCAATGAGCGAGTCATTCTCTGCGAACGCGGTATCCGTTCTTTTGATGATTCGGTTCGCAACGTCCTGGATATTTCTGCTATTCCGCTCGTTCAGCAACTTAGCCATCTGCCGGTATTCGTTGATCCCAGCCAGGGTAGCGGGATTCGCTCACTCGTGAATCCTATCGCTGCGGGAGCTGTAGCTGCAGGATGTGATGGTTTATTGATCGAAATCCACCCAAACCCTTCAACTGCTTTGTCAGATGGTCCACAATCATTATATTTAGAGCAGTTTACACACCTCACCCAAAAATTGGCTCCTGTCGCAATGTCTGTCGGCAGGAATCTTAGCCTCAAAACGAAAATTTTCGCTAAATAA
- the panD gene encoding aspartate 1-decarboxylase, whose product MDNRFYIEVLKSKIHRVQITGADLNYIGSIELDEDLMDAANLIENEKVQVLNLNNGERFETYVIKAGRATGTVCLNGPAARKGEVGDILIVVSYAQMDFEKAKTFKPSIVFPENGNKISQG is encoded by the coding sequence ATGGACAATCGCTTTTATATAGAAGTTCTGAAATCAAAGATCCACCGCGTACAGATTACCGGGGCCGATCTTAATTACATCGGAAGCATAGAACTGGATGAGGACCTGATGGATGCCGCCAATCTTATAGAAAACGAAAAGGTGCAGGTACTCAATTTAAATAATGGCGAACGCTTTGAAACCTACGTAATAAAGGCTGGCAGGGCCACCGGCACCGTTTGCCTCAATGGCCCGGCTGCACGCAAAGGTGAAGTGGGCGATATCCTGATCGTAGTGAGTTACGCCCAAATGGATTTTGAGAAAGCTAAGACATTCAAGCCTTCCATCGTATTTCCGGAAAACGGAAACAAAATTTCCCAGGGTTGA
- a CDS encoding glycogen/starch synthase, whose amino-acid sequence MTNKKKILFVTHEMEPYAKITPYAKVARALPQKMQEDGMEVRVFMPKYGKINERRHRLHEVIRLSGINIPVGEADNPMIIKVASLPSAKMQVYFLDNEDYFHRKSFLGDDDQSFFEDNDERMIFFNKGVMEIMKKLGWSPDVIHCQGWMTALVPFYAKTHFKNEPVFKNAKFIFSVLDEGFNTKLGDGFAQKAGLNGEMKDFDVMLQNPECKDLYMAGIKSADAITTLAEKLDPEVEAYLNATDKPVLRSTDMESDELMDSYSKFYEELFDE is encoded by the coding sequence ATGACAAATAAGAAAAAAATTTTATTTGTAACTCATGAAATGGAGCCTTATGCTAAAATTACCCCTTATGCAAAGGTAGCCCGTGCGTTGCCACAGAAGATGCAGGAAGATGGAATGGAGGTGAGGGTTTTTATGCCAAAGTATGGAAAGATCAATGAGCGCAGGCATCGTCTTCATGAGGTCATCAGGCTGTCAGGTATTAATATTCCTGTGGGAGAAGCTGATAATCCGATGATTATTAAAGTTGCTTCATTGCCTTCTGCTAAAATGCAGGTTTACTTTTTAGATAATGAGGATTATTTCCATCGTAAAAGTTTTCTCGGAGATGATGATCAGTCTTTCTTTGAAGACAATGATGAGCGAATGATCTTCTTTAATAAAGGAGTAATGGAGATTATGAAAAAACTGGGATGGTCTCCTGACGTTATTCATTGCCAGGGCTGGATGACTGCACTGGTACCGTTTTATGCAAAAACACATTTCAAGAACGAGCCGGTTTTCAAAAACGCAAAATTCATTTTTTCGGTGCTGGATGAAGGATTCAATACAAAGCTTGGAGATGGCTTTGCTCAAAAGGCGGGTCTCAACGGGGAGATGAAGGATTTTGATGTAATGTTGCAAAATCCTGAGTGTAAGGATCTTTATATGGCCGGAATCAAATCAGCCGATGCCATCACCACGCTGGCAGAGAAACTGGATCCTGAAGTAGAGGCATACCTTAACGCTACGGATAAACCGGTGTTGAGATCTACTGATATGGAAAGTGACGAATTAATGGATAGCTACTCTAAATTTTATGAGGAATTATTTGATGAATAA
- a CDS encoding DUF4270 family protein produces MRNYLMNKSRFCYAAIAFFSLLFFSTCKDPDYIEFLEEAPEENFDIDAVDTFTVRSFTVKEDTLSIDEFSADLFGALNDSVFGLTHYSMFFQVELPAVDYDFGANPVATSAVLRLRLNEDGRSVGNTSFPQTLNVYKLNERIFLNRSYVTGRRISHVSDEAGELTTAFNTADSVLNIPLSQSFASSLLPTDPTQYSTNEDFKDFMNGLAVIPDTTGIPSGDGAIVQFLLTSPFSDLILNYTNDSGSHSVVYPVNSSSARISGVSHNYNGTPVADQLAAPQQQFHRVFAQPHGSVKIKLEFPGLKDLVDEYESTNVALMQAQVIIPAITGQGDTLSPPSELLLYGIDQNGRSFVLPDALFTYYGGNYDASENRYQFIITQYLQEEFMKMQSDPAYSSRGVYVIVKSDNPLEANRLIARAKGNSSQPEITLRLTFTKLN; encoded by the coding sequence ATGAGGAATTATTTGATGAATAAATCCCGGTTCTGCTATGCAGCAATCGCTTTTTTTTCACTTCTCTTTTTCAGCACCTGTAAGGATCCGGATTATATTGAATTCCTGGAAGAGGCACCTGAAGAGAACTTTGATATTGATGCAGTAGATACCTTTACTGTCAGATCCTTTACTGTAAAAGAAGATACGCTGTCAATAGATGAATTCTCAGCAGATCTTTTTGGTGCCTTAAACGATTCGGTTTTTGGCCTCACGCATTATTCCATGTTTTTTCAAGTAGAACTCCCCGCAGTGGATTACGATTTCGGGGCAAATCCTGTCGCCACCTCTGCGGTACTGCGGTTACGCCTTAATGAAGATGGCCGTTCGGTCGGAAATACTTCGTTTCCCCAAACGCTCAATGTGTATAAGCTCAATGAGCGAATTTTCCTGAACAGGAGCTATGTTACAGGAAGGCGCATCTCCCATGTTTCGGATGAAGCAGGGGAACTTACCACAGCTTTCAATACTGCGGATTCCGTATTGAATATTCCTTTAAGCCAAAGTTTTGCTTCGTCATTACTACCTACAGATCCCACTCAGTATTCTACCAATGAGGATTTTAAGGACTTTATGAATGGGCTTGCAGTAATTCCTGATACTACCGGGATCCCTTCAGGAGATGGCGCGATCGTCCAATTTCTTCTTACCAGCCCTTTTTCTGATCTGATATTGAATTATACCAATGATAGTGGCAGCCATTCGGTCGTTTATCCGGTGAATTCATCAAGCGCCAGAATTTCAGGTGTAAGCCATAATTACAATGGCACTCCGGTAGCAGATCAGTTGGCAGCGCCACAGCAGCAATTCCATAGGGTATTTGCTCAGCCTCATGGCAGCGTAAAGATAAAACTGGAATTTCCTGGTTTGAAGGATTTAGTGGATGAATATGAATCCACAAATGTTGCGCTGATGCAGGCGCAGGTTATCATTCCTGCCATTACCGGCCAGGGAGATACACTTTCACCACCTTCAGAACTGCTGCTATACGGCATTGATCAGAACGGCAGGAGCTTTGTCCTGCCGGACGCGCTTTTTACATATTACGGTGGAAATTATGACGCTTCAGAAAACCGGTACCAGTTCATCATCACCCAGTATTTGCAGGAAGAATTTATGAAAATGCAGTCCGATCCGGCATATAGTTCAAGGGGTGTTTATGTGATCGTTAAATCGGATAATCCGCTTGAGGCCAACCGGTTAATAGCAAGAGCAAAAGGTAACAGCAGCCAGCCGGAAATAACGCTCCGGCTCACATTCACCAAACTCAATTAG
- the glmS gene encoding glutamine--fructose-6-phosphate transaminase (isomerizing), with the protein MCGIVAYIGNRQASDILLKGLQRLEYRGYDSAGIALLENDQIKVFKIAGKVQELRDHIEGKDVSGNIGIGHTRWATHGEPNDINAHPHITENGDLAIIHNGIIENYSSLKKELINRGYVFRSETDTEVLLHLIEDIKKNENLSFEEAVRLALTKVIGAYAIVMLCKNDKNTVIAARKGSPLVIGIGNEEYFLASDATPIVEYTRNVIYLNDNDIAVIKGQSLTLKTIENKIQTPYVNVLDFNLESLEKGGYEHFMLKEIHEQPDAIKDCMRGRLDGQTHEVVLGGLQEYQEKLVNAKRIIVVACGTSWHAGLVSEYLIEDLARIPVEVEYASEFRYRNPIINEDDIVIAISQSGETADTLAAIELAKEKGATIFGICNVVGSSIPRTTHAGVYTHAGPEIGVASTKAFTAQVTVLSLLALLAARKRGTLSLSRYQELVAELERLPRKVEEVLALDERIKFIADKFKDASNFLYLGRGYNFPVALEGALKLKEISYIHAEGYPAAEMKHGPIALIDEFMPVVVLATNRVNYDKVASNVQEVKARKGRIISVVTEGDTTINELSDYIIEIPSTDEVFTPLLSVIPLQLLAYHIAVMRGCNVDQPRNLAKSVTVE; encoded by the coding sequence ATGTGTGGAATTGTTGCGTATATCGGCAACCGCCAGGCGTCCGATATTTTGCTTAAAGGATTACAGCGCCTCGAATATCGTGGCTATGACAGTGCAGGGATTGCCTTGCTCGAAAATGATCAAATTAAGGTATTTAAAATTGCAGGTAAGGTCCAGGAGCTGAGGGACCATATCGAAGGAAAGGACGTTTCAGGAAATATTGGTATTGGTCATACCCGTTGGGCTACCCACGGAGAACCTAATGATATAAACGCTCATCCTCATATCACTGAGAATGGCGACCTCGCCATTATTCACAATGGAATTATTGAAAATTACAGTTCCCTGAAGAAGGAACTGATAAACCGCGGATATGTATTCCGTTCGGAAACGGATACGGAAGTCCTGCTTCACCTCATTGAGGACATCAAGAAAAATGAAAACCTCTCTTTTGAGGAGGCTGTGCGCTTAGCCCTCACAAAGGTGATTGGCGCTTATGCTATTGTGATGCTCTGCAAGAATGATAAGAATACTGTAATAGCAGCACGCAAGGGAAGTCCGCTGGTCATCGGGATTGGTAATGAAGAATACTTCCTAGCTTCGGATGCCACCCCGATCGTGGAATATACACGTAACGTCATTTACCTGAACGACAATGATATTGCAGTTATTAAGGGCCAGTCACTTACGCTCAAAACCATTGAGAATAAAATTCAAACACCTTATGTAAATGTGTTGGATTTTAATCTTGAATCGCTGGAAAAGGGTGGTTACGAGCACTTTATGCTGAAGGAAATCCATGAACAACCCGATGCGATAAAGGACTGTATGCGGGGGCGGCTGGACGGCCAGACCCATGAGGTGGTTCTGGGAGGGCTTCAGGAATACCAGGAAAAACTTGTAAATGCGAAGCGGATCATCGTGGTGGCCTGTGGAACCTCATGGCACGCAGGATTAGTAAGCGAATACCTCATTGAGGATCTTGCCAGGATTCCCGTAGAAGTCGAATATGCCTCAGAATTCCGGTATCGCAATCCTATCATTAATGAGGATGATATAGTAATTGCCATTTCTCAATCGGGTGAAACGGCTGATACGCTTGCTGCAATAGAGCTTGCTAAAGAAAAGGGGGCAACTATTTTCGGCATCTGCAATGTAGTGGGATCTTCCATCCCGCGCACCACACACGCTGGTGTTTATACCCACGCAGGACCGGAAATTGGGGTGGCTTCCACCAAAGCTTTTACTGCACAGGTTACGGTGCTGAGCCTGTTAGCGCTTCTGGCCGCGAGAAAGCGAGGAACCCTTTCCCTGAGCCGCTATCAGGAATTGGTGGCAGAACTGGAGCGCCTGCCACGGAAAGTGGAAGAAGTGCTGGCACTGGATGAGCGCATTAAGTTTATTGCTGATAAATTTAAGGATGCCTCAAACTTCCTCTATCTGGGGCGGGGATACAATTTTCCGGTGGCCCTTGAAGGTGCCCTTAAGCTGAAGGAGATCAGCTACATTCATGCAGAAGGATACCCGGCTGCCGAAATGAAACACGGACCTATCGCACTTATTGATGAGTTTATGCCCGTAGTGGTATTGGCCACAAACCGGGTGAACTACGATAAGGTGGCGAGCAACGTCCAGGAAGTGAAAGCCAGGAAAGGCAGGATCATCTCAGTGGTTACTGAGGGCGACACTACCATCAATGAGTTGTCAGATTATATCATTGAAATACCTTCAACGGATGAAGTCTTTACTCCGCTGCTGTCTGTCATTCCATTGCAGTTGCTCGCTTATCATATTGCGGTGATGCGCGGTTGCAATGTGGATCAGCCCAGGAATTTGGCTAAGTCAGTAACGGTGGAATAG
- the rfaE2 gene encoding D-glycero-beta-D-manno-heptose 1-phosphate adenylyltransferase — MKSPTFLKDKIVGLGALQYLVSQWKEEGLRVVFTNGCFDLLHRGHIDYLSKAAALGDKFIIGLNSDESVSALKGEHRPLQDEVSRAIIMSALAFTDAVCIFNEDTPAKMIRAITPHVMVKGGDYQVREIAGGSHIMKSGGSVVILPFLPGYSTSAIEQKIIKSNQP; from the coding sequence ATGAAGTCCCCAACCTTTCTTAAAGATAAAATTGTAGGATTAGGAGCACTGCAATATTTAGTATCCCAATGGAAGGAGGAGGGGCTGAGGGTCGTTTTTACCAACGGCTGCTTCGATTTGTTGCACCGGGGCCACATTGATTACTTATCCAAGGCTGCCGCCCTTGGCGATAAATTCATCATTGGCCTCAATTCAGACGAGTCGGTATCTGCGCTGAAAGGAGAACACCGCCCCCTTCAGGATGAGGTCAGCCGGGCTATCATCATGTCTGCACTTGCATTTACAGATGCTGTTTGCATTTTTAATGAAGATACGCCTGCCAAAATGATCCGGGCCATAACCCCGCATGTCATGGTGAAGGGAGGCGACTATCAGGTAAGGGAAATTGCGGGTGGAAGCCATATTATGAAAAGTGGTGGCAGTGTAGTAATTCTTCCATTTTTACCGGGATATTCCACTTCAGCCATTGAGCAAAAAATTATTAAAAGCAATCAGCCATAA